A genomic stretch from Sphingobacterium sp. ML3W includes:
- a CDS encoding RagB/SusD family nutrient uptake outer membrane protein — MKLKIFAPIMIAILFVSCSKFLDLKPDAKMRVPSSLEDAESLLNDRSAMNSAYAAIPEAAADNYYLEKASFEAFTNVAERNIYIWDAQLDVNYINWQASYKVVAIANQVIDILSGLNRNDNSAKYDLIKGQALFFKAFAYQQIADAFTLPYNKDTAPSLLGIVLRNSPNVDEISYRASLESSYVEIKNLLLQAIDLLPAQPTVKTLPSKAAAYALLARVTLIMQDWPLALNAAKECLAINNELIDYNQLNSSSLTPFELFNKEVLFHAVTGANVTLTPSICFVDTLLYSSYEDNDLRKKIYFSMDGQGKAVFKGKFDGAQNSFSFCGLTMDEVYLILAEAYVRTDQSDLGLQALNTLLRKRWMSNSYVDIKNEGPVKAKQVILNERRKSLILRNTRWMDIKRLSTETEYAVKLSRKLGDQTFELAKGDLRFAFLIPIRVVNQASTIQQNPR, encoded by the coding sequence ATGAAATTAAAAATATTTGCTCCTATAATGATAGCGATACTGTTTGTATCCTGCTCCAAATTTTTGGATCTAAAGCCCGATGCTAAAATGAGGGTACCCTCAAGCTTGGAAGATGCTGAATCATTATTGAATGACCGCTCCGCCATGAATTCAGCCTATGCTGCAATTCCCGAAGCTGCGGCTGATAACTATTACCTTGAAAAGGCCAGTTTTGAAGCGTTTACAAATGTAGCCGAAAGGAATATCTATATCTGGGACGCGCAGCTCGATGTCAACTATATAAACTGGCAGGCTAGCTATAAAGTGGTGGCGATAGCCAATCAGGTGATTGACATCTTGTCGGGATTGAATCGGAATGATAACTCCGCTAAGTATGATCTGATCAAAGGGCAGGCGCTATTTTTCAAAGCTTTTGCTTATCAGCAAATTGCAGATGCCTTTACACTTCCATACAACAAGGATACAGCACCGTCTTTGCTGGGTATTGTATTGCGCAATTCGCCCAATGTGGACGAAATATCCTATCGGGCAAGTCTCGAAAGCTCGTATGTCGAAATCAAAAATCTATTGCTGCAGGCTATAGATCTTCTTCCGGCGCAACCGACAGTCAAGACGCTGCCGTCCAAAGCCGCCGCCTACGCGCTTTTGGCGCGGGTGACATTGATCATGCAGGACTGGCCTTTGGCATTGAATGCTGCCAAAGAATGCTTGGCTATCAACAATGAACTGATAGATTATAATCAGCTGAATAGCTCTTCACTGACACCTTTTGAGTTGTTCAATAAAGAGGTTTTGTTCCATGCGGTTACTGGTGCCAACGTGACGTTGACGCCCAGTATATGCTTCGTTGACACTTTGTTGTACAGTTCATACGAGGATAATGACCTTCGAAAGAAGATCTATTTTTCGATGGACGGACAGGGTAAAGCCGTATTTAAAGGAAAGTTTGATGGCGCCCAAAATTCATTTTCCTTTTGCGGGCTGACGATGGATGAGGTATACCTGATTCTCGCTGAGGCCTATGTAAGGACCGATCAGTCTGACTTGGGACTGCAGGCCCTCAATACCCTGTTGCGTAAGCGCTGGATGTCGAATAGCTATGTAGATATCAAGAACGAGGGGCCTGTGAAAGCCAAGCAGGTGATTTTGAATGAACGGCGCAAATCCCTCATCTTGAGAAATACCCGATGGATGGATATCAAACGTCTCAGTACCGAAACGGAATATGCAGTGAAATTAAGCAGAAAACTAGGCGATCAAACCTTTGAATTAGCCAAGGGTGATCTCCGCTTTGCCTTTCTTATTCCGATAAGGGTCGTTAACCAAGCTAGTACTATTCAGCAAAATCCAAGATAA